A DNA window from Gillisia sp. Hel1_33_143 contains the following coding sequences:
- a CDS encoding PPK2 family polyphosphate kinase: MKDINIEQFIATSDFKLKNVSTKIALEADEDKLEDELKKLSKKLGEWQDVLYAHSKYAVLICLQGMDTAGKDSLIREVFNQFNTRGVVVHSFKVPTNLELRHDFLWRHYIALPARGKFGIFNRTHYENVLVTRVHPEYVLGENLPNVNSLEDIDENFWDSRFEQIRNFEDHLSKNGTIIFKFFLNISKEEQRQRLLRRLNRSDKNWKFSPGDLKERQLWDDYMDCYEEAIQRTSTPNAPWYVIPSDNKDAARYIVAKVLWEELSKYTDVQEPELEAKILENLEDYKKQLQHPDA, encoded by the coding sequence ATGAAAGATATCAATATAGAGCAATTTATAGCTACATCAGATTTTAAATTAAAGAATGTTTCTACAAAAATAGCTTTAGAGGCAGATGAAGATAAATTAGAAGATGAACTTAAGAAATTAAGTAAAAAGCTTGGGGAGTGGCAGGATGTACTGTATGCACATAGCAAATATGCAGTGTTAATATGTTTACAGGGAATGGATACTGCAGGTAAGGATAGTTTAATACGTGAAGTTTTTAATCAATTTAATACTAGAGGCGTAGTAGTACATAGTTTTAAAGTGCCTACAAATCTTGAATTAAGGCATGATTTTTTATGGAGACACTATATAGCGCTGCCTGCGCGTGGAAAATTTGGAATTTTTAATAGAACGCATTATGAAAATGTTTTAGTAACCCGCGTACATCCGGAATATGTATTGGGTGAAAATCTACCAAATGTAAATAGTTTGGAAGATATTGATGAGAATTTCTGGGACTCTCGATTTGAACAAATAAGAAATTTTGAAGATCACTTATCTAAGAATGGGACTATTATATTTAAATTTTTCTTGAATATATCTAAAGAGGAGCAAAGACAACGTTTGCTTAGAAGATTAAATCGTAGCGATAAAAATTGGAAGTTCTCTCCGGGAGATCTAAAAGAGAGACAGTTATGGGATGATTATATGGATTGTTACGAAGAAGCTATTCAAAGAACATCTACTCCAAATGCTCCGTGGTATGTTATTCCTTCAGATAATAAAGATGCTGCCAGGTATATAGTTGCTAAAGTTCTATGGGAGGAGCTTTCTAAATATACAGATGTTCAAGAGCCAGAATTAGAAGCTAAGATCTTAGAGAATCTGGAAGATTATAAAAAGCAGCTTCAACATCCAGACGCTTAG
- a CDS encoding M20/M25/M40 family metallo-hydrolase, whose protein sequence is MKRSLVALALIISFFNLQAQENKQSEDSLTIRKIYDYNLLQGHSYKWLDHLSNDIGSRLSGSLNAQKAVEYTKKQLDSLGLDKVWLQPVMVPKWVRGGKEYSYAQTAPGVTRDLNITALGGSVATPEGGTKAKVIEVQGLEDLERYGEAGIKGKIVFFNRPMRADNMNTFDAYSGAVDQRYAGAMEAAKYGAVGVVIRSLNLRLDDYPHTGSMTYGDLPAAQRIPAAALSTNDSEYLSSLLKVDENAEVYFKLNSSSLADVQSYNVIGEITGTEFPKEYIVVGGHLDSWDLGDGSHDDGAGVVQSMDVLRTFKELKIKPKRTIRVVLFMNEENGLRGGTKYAEIAKQKNEDHIFALESDEGGFTPRGFSIEANKAQFEKIKSWSNLFEPYLIQHFIMGGSGADIGPLKNDKIVLAGLSPDSQRYFDHHHSANNTFDQVNKRELEMGAATMASMIYLVDKYGFNSSNSK, encoded by the coding sequence ATGAAAAGATCATTAGTAGCACTCGCATTGATTATTAGTTTCTTTAATCTTCAAGCACAAGAAAATAAACAGAGTGAAGATTCTTTAACCATAAGAAAAATATATGATTACAATTTGCTGCAAGGTCATTCTTATAAGTGGTTAGATCATTTATCTAACGATATTGGAAGTAGGCTATCTGGTTCTTTAAATGCTCAGAAGGCTGTAGAATACACCAAAAAGCAATTAGATTCTTTAGGTCTGGATAAAGTTTGGCTTCAGCCGGTGATGGTTCCAAAATGGGTGCGTGGAGGAAAGGAATATTCTTATGCTCAAACTGCGCCGGGAGTAACTAGAGATCTTAATATCACAGCGTTGGGAGGTTCTGTAGCAACTCCAGAAGGAGGAACTAAAGCTAAGGTTATAGAAGTACAAGGTCTGGAGGACCTTGAGAGATATGGTGAAGCAGGAATCAAGGGTAAAATAGTGTTCTTCAACAGACCTATGCGTGCAGATAATATGAATACTTTTGATGCTTATAGCGGGGCTGTAGATCAACGTTATGCAGGAGCTATGGAAGCTGCTAAATATGGAGCGGTTGGTGTTGTTATTAGATCGTTAAATCTAAGATTAGATGATTATCCACATACTGGTTCTATGACTTATGGAGATCTGCCAGCGGCCCAGAGAATTCCTGCTGCAGCGCTGAGCACTAATGATTCTGAATACTTAAGCAGCTTACTAAAAGTTGATGAAAATGCTGAGGTTTATTTTAAATTGAATAGCTCTTCGTTGGCAGATGTGCAGTCTTACAATGTAATTGGCGAAATTACTGGCACAGAATTTCCCAAGGAATATATAGTGGTTGGTGGTCATTTAGATTCTTGGGATCTAGGAGATGGCTCTCATGATGATGGTGCAGGAGTAGTACAGTCTATGGATGTTCTAAGAACTTTTAAAGAATTAAAGATTAAACCAAAAAGAACTATTAGAGTAGTGCTGTTTATGAATGAAGAAAACGGACTTCGTGGCGGTACCAAATATGCAGAAATTGCTAAACAGAAAAATGAAGATCATATTTTTGCCCTAGAGAGTGATGAAGGTGGCTTCACCCCAAGAGGTTTTTCTATTGAGGCGAATAAAGCTCAGTTCGAAAAAATTAAAAGCTGGTCTAATTTATTTGAACCTTATCTAATTCAGCATTTTATTATGGGCGGCAGCGGAGCAGATATTGGACCACTTAAAAATGATAAGATCGTTCTTGCAGGCTTAAGTCCAGATTCTCAACGTTATTTTGATCACCACCACTCTGCTAACAATACTTTTGATCAGGTTAATAAACGTGAACTAGAGATGGGTGCTGCAACGATGGCTTCTATGATTTACCTCGTTGATAAATATGGATTTAATTCTTCTAACTCTAAGTAG
- a CDS encoding MATE family efflux transporter: MQLTAYTKEFRTSLNIAFPVMMGQLGHVLVGLVDNLMIGRLGAAPLAAVSLGNSLVFIALSLGIGFSFAITPLIAEADGASDIELGKRYFHHGIILCTVNGVLLFLLLLLAKPILYYLNQPQEVVELAIPYLNIVAFSMIPLMIFQAFKQFADGLSQTKYSMYATILANVVNVIFNFLLIYGIWIFPKLGLEGAAIGTLISRFFMLWFIWEILRRKKKFKEYFIWSKKELIKTSIFKRMIALGFPSALQMFFEVAIFAGTIFLAGTLGTNPQAANQIALNLASMTYMIAVGLGVTATIRVGNQKGLKRYKDLRRIAFSTFLLVFLIEAVFALGFILLKDWLPTLYISNVEVIILASQLLIIAALFQLSDGLQVVILGALRGLQDVKIPTLICFIAYWVIGFPVSFYFGQKEIMGSMGIWMGLFVGLTASALMLYLRFNYLSKQEVLKENESEALEAAKTTTLS, encoded by the coding sequence TTGCAATTAACCGCCTACACCAAAGAATTTAGAACCAGTTTGAATATTGCCTTTCCTGTTATGATGGGGCAATTGGGACATGTGTTGGTTGGGTTGGTAGACAATTTAATGATTGGGCGATTGGGTGCAGCTCCTTTGGCAGCTGTTTCTTTGGGGAATAGTCTTGTATTTATTGCCCTCTCTCTAGGTATTGGGTTTTCTTTCGCTATAACTCCATTAATTGCAGAGGCAGATGGAGCATCAGATATAGAGCTTGGTAAGCGCTATTTTCATCATGGTATTATTTTGTGTACTGTTAATGGTGTTTTATTATTCTTACTTCTTTTATTAGCAAAACCTATACTTTATTATTTAAATCAACCACAGGAAGTTGTAGAACTAGCAATACCATATTTAAATATCGTTGCATTTTCTATGATTCCGTTAATGATCTTTCAGGCTTTTAAACAGTTTGCAGACGGATTATCACAAACTAAATACAGTATGTACGCTACCATTCTTGCGAATGTAGTGAACGTAATATTTAATTTCTTATTGATCTACGGTATTTGGATATTTCCAAAATTGGGTCTTGAGGGTGCCGCTATTGGTACCTTGATCTCTAGATTCTTTATGCTTTGGTTTATCTGGGAAATATTGAGAAGGAAGAAGAAATTTAAAGAATATTTTATTTGGAGTAAAAAGGAATTAATTAAAACGAGCATCTTTAAGAGAATGATTGCTCTTGGATTTCCATCTGCTTTACAGATGTTTTTTGAAGTAGCTATTTTTGCAGGCACTATTTTTCTTGCTGGTACACTTGGAACCAATCCGCAGGCGGCGAATCAAATTGCACTTAATTTAGCCTCTATGACTTATATGATTGCTGTAGGCTTAGGAGTAACTGCCACTATTAGAGTTGGGAATCAAAAAGGTTTAAAGAGGTATAAAGATCTTCGTAGAATTGCATTCTCCACTTTCTTGTTGGTTTTTTTAATTGAAGCTGTTTTTGCTCTAGGATTTATACTATTAAAAGATTGGTTACCAACTTTGTATATTAGCAATGTGGAGGTTATTATTCTTGCATCTCAATTATTAATAATAGCTGCATTATTTCAGTTAAGTGATGGTTTACAAGTGGTGATCTTAGGAGCACTTAGAGGACTTCAAGATGTAAAGATCCCTACTTTAATTTGCTTTATAGCTTATTGGGTAATTGGCTTTCCAGTGTCATTTTATTTCGGTCAAAAGGAGATTATGGGAAGTATGGGTATATGGATGGGTCTATTTGTAGGTCTCACCGCATCTGCCTTAATGTTATATTTAAGATTTAATTACCTAAGTAAGCAAGAAGTTTTAAAAGAAAATGAAAGTGAAGCTCTTGAGGCAGCAAAAACAACAACACTTTCTTAA
- a CDS encoding phosphatase PAP2 family protein, giving the protein MLEKIIALDQELFLYLNNLGSSTWDPFWLLITDKWTSIPLYAILLYLIYRNFGLKGTLLSIVMVALLIASTDQLANVFKHGFQRPRPCGQDGVMEYARFIAVRCGRYGYFSAHASSSMGLAIFMSLILDKYYKHLTSLLMIWVILVTYSRIYVGVHYPLDVLTGGLIGALLGYLFYKIHCYLMRYFNLTS; this is encoded by the coding sequence ATGTTAGAAAAAATTATAGCTTTAGATCAGGAGTTATTCCTTTATTTAAATAATTTGGGTAGTTCCACCTGGGATCCATTCTGGTTATTAATTACAGATAAATGGACCTCAATTCCTCTTTACGCTATTTTACTTTACCTTATCTATAGAAACTTCGGGCTCAAGGGAACGCTTTTAAGCATAGTAATGGTGGCATTGCTTATAGCATCTACAGATCAGTTAGCTAATGTATTTAAGCACGGCTTTCAACGCCCTAGGCCTTGTGGTCAAGATGGAGTGATGGAGTATGCAAGGTTTATAGCAGTGCGTTGTGGTAGGTACGGTTATTTTTCTGCACACGCCTCAAGTTCTATGGGGTTAGCAATTTTTATGAGTCTAATTTTAGATAAATATTATAAACACCTAACTTCATTATTAATGATCTGGGTAATCTTAGTGACCTACAGTAGAATTTATGTAGGGGTTCATTATCCTTTAGATGTGTTAACCGGTGGTTTAATTGGAGCGCTACTAGGCTATTTGTTCTATAAAATACACTGTTATTTAATGAGGTATTTTAATCTTACTTCTTAG
- a CDS encoding ArnT family glycosyltransferase, with protein MLHKIQLKPYYLPILIVVGCLVFILNLDALYINIMEARNFITAREMLTHNNWIFTTIDLMPRYEKPPLPTWLTAISASIFGIKNVFAYRLPAALVSIFMVIMFYKLQLKLNIKKYTAFLGSLILMTSFYIVFSGRDGQWDIFTHSFMVACCYFFIKMIELEKHQYQNALLAGLFFGASLLSKGPVSLYALFLPFLVAYAITYKFKTSPALWKSISLFIVVGLISGTWWTAIAHYYDPEAFAEVANTESTRWFSYNVRPIWYYWSFFTQSGIWTIPALMSLFYWYLKPRVSNFKAYRFYFLWTIFSVILLSIIPEKKSRYLLPVLIPLAMATSFYVEYAIRNFKDNFSKLEKIPVWLNFGVLTLVSFALPFLLYFGLKETIWEMKYQYLLFSIFLVALGILFVYGITKTDMKLLFSLQVLMIVGILSFGFPLLKLIAPERNSPNVAQIRSYIEENDLNMYDVSGLFPELIFTYGKPIPLSIEEYGDDLPSEKEFGILVNEESTPEWRSRFEKYQLRFVDTLNLNPAISKGNNVRLIRNFYIATKK; from the coding sequence ATGCTTCATAAAATTCAATTAAAACCGTACTATCTGCCCATACTAATAGTTGTTGGATGCCTGGTATTTATACTGAATTTAGATGCGTTATATATCAATATCATGGAAGCTCGTAATTTTATTACTGCCCGTGAAATGCTTACCCATAATAACTGGATATTTACCACTATAGATCTTATGCCTAGGTATGAGAAGCCACCACTACCAACCTGGCTCACGGCTATTTCTGCATCTATCTTCGGAATAAAAAACGTTTTTGCCTATAGATTACCTGCTGCTCTGGTCTCAATTTTTATGGTAATAATGTTTTATAAACTTCAACTTAAACTAAACATTAAAAAGTATACTGCGTTTTTAGGGAGTTTGATCTTAATGACTTCTTTTTATATTGTATTTTCTGGAAGAGATGGACAATGGGACATCTTTACCCATAGTTTTATGGTGGCTTGCTGTTATTTCTTTATAAAGATGATAGAGCTAGAAAAACATCAATACCAAAATGCACTATTGGCAGGCCTCTTCTTTGGTGCTTCCTTACTAAGTAAAGGCCCGGTTTCTTTATATGCATTGTTTTTGCCTTTTTTAGTTGCATACGCGATCACCTATAAATTTAAAACCTCTCCTGCTCTTTGGAAATCAATTTCGTTGTTCATTGTTGTAGGACTAATTTCAGGAACGTGGTGGACAGCGATTGCTCATTATTATGACCCGGAAGCTTTTGCAGAAGTTGCTAATACAGAGAGTACCCGATGGTTTAGTTATAATGTGAGACCAATATGGTATTACTGGAGCTTTTTTACTCAAAGTGGAATATGGACCATTCCTGCTCTAATGTCATTATTTTATTGGTATTTAAAACCCAGAGTTTCAAATTTTAAAGCCTACAGATTTTATTTTCTATGGACTATCTTTTCTGTGATCTTATTGTCTATTATTCCGGAGAAAAAAAGCAGATATCTACTTCCTGTATTAATTCCGCTAGCAATGGCAACTAGCTTTTATGTGGAGTATGCTATTAGGAATTTTAAAGATAACTTCAGCAAATTAGAAAAAATCCCAGTTTGGTTAAATTTTGGAGTTTTAACACTGGTTTCATTTGCGCTTCCTTTTCTTTTGTATTTCGGATTAAAAGAAACTATTTGGGAAATGAAATATCAATACCTCCTATTCTCTATTTTTCTAGTAGCCTTAGGAATACTGTTTGTCTACGGAATTACTAAAACAGATATGAAATTGCTATTTTCTCTTCAAGTATTGATGATCGTAGGAATACTTTCGTTTGGATTTCCGCTTTTAAAATTAATAGCTCCTGAAAGAAATTCTCCAAATGTTGCCCAAATTAGATCTTATATTGAAGAGAATGATCTTAATATGTATGATGTTAGCGGCCTTTTTCCTGAATTGATCTTTACATATGGGAAACCAATCCCCCTGTCTATTGAAGAATATGGAGATGATCTTCCCTCAGAAAAAGAATTTGGAATCTTAGTAAATGAAGAATCTACACCAGAGTGGAGATCAAGATTTGAAAAGTATCAACTAAGATTTGTTGATACCTTAAATTTAAATCCCGCTATCTCCAAAGGTAATAATGTAAGGTTAATACGAAATTTTTATATTGCTACTAAGAAGTAA
- a CDS encoding lipid-A-disaccharide synthase N-terminal domain-containing protein, with product MSSWQIYSIGFAAQILFSARLIQQWLVSEKEKKVITPALFWQFSLFASFLLFVYGYLREDFSIMLGQAITYYIYIRNIQLQGDWKKIPTALKFFLHVFPIFIVIYSYNNNILDIHKLFNNENIPLWLLILGSTAQIIFNLRFIYQWIYSERMKSSILPLGFWILSLTGALMVLTYAIIRRDPVLFIGHIMGSVVYARNIIISRREKNHAS from the coding sequence ATGAGTAGTTGGCAGATTTATAGTATTGGATTTGCTGCACAAATTTTATTTTCCGCCAGATTAATTCAACAGTGGTTAGTCTCAGAAAAGGAAAAGAAAGTAATAACCCCTGCTCTATTTTGGCAATTTAGCCTATTTGCTTCTTTTCTACTCTTTGTTTACGGATATCTACGAGAAGATTTCTCGATTATGCTGGGACAGGCAATTACCTATTATATTTATATTAGAAACATTCAATTACAAGGAGACTGGAAAAAGATTCCAACAGCATTAAAGTTTTTCCTACATGTCTTTCCTATCTTCATAGTTATATATTCTTACAATAATAATATTCTCGACATTCATAAATTATTCAATAATGAGAATATTCCGTTATGGTTATTAATTCTGGGCTCTACCGCACAGATTATATTTAACCTCCGCTTTATATATCAGTGGATATATTCTGAAAGGATGAAATCTTCCATCTTACCGTTAGGATTTTGGATCTTAAGTCTTACAGGAGCACTTATGGTACTAACCTATGCCATTATTAGAAGAGACCCTGTACTTTTTATAGGACATATTATGGGAAGTGTGGTGTATGCTAGAAATATTATTATTAGTAGAAGAGAAAAAAATCATGCTTCATAA
- a CDS encoding glycosyltransferase produces MDYEFTIIVPLYNEEDNLLRVEKHLAAYIDIAIKKTCILYVNDGSIDNSLNFIEDICKRNEAMHFISFDKNRGLSAAIKAGFDYAKTPLIGYIDSDLQTDPEDFNILLPHIEEYDLVTGLRDNRKDSFVKNMSSTIANGIRRSFTHDGMDDTGCPLKVIRADYAKRIPMFKGLHRFLPAMIELQGGKIIQVSVRHYPRIAGEAKFHLMNRLVGPLLDCFAYLWMKRNYINYKVIKKDE; encoded by the coding sequence ATGGATTACGAATTTACTATCATTGTGCCGCTTTATAATGAGGAAGACAACCTCTTAAGAGTAGAAAAGCACCTTGCAGCTTATATAGATATTGCCATCAAAAAAACCTGTATTCTTTATGTAAACGATGGTTCTATTGATAATAGCCTTAATTTCATTGAAGATATCTGTAAGCGAAATGAAGCTATGCATTTTATATCTTTTGATAAGAACAGAGGACTGAGTGCCGCTATAAAAGCAGGATTCGATTATGCCAAAACCCCTCTTATTGGCTATATAGATTCTGATCTACAAACAGATCCGGAAGATTTTAATATCCTTCTGCCTCATATTGAAGAATATGATCTAGTTACCGGATTAAGAGATAATAGAAAAGATTCTTTTGTTAAGAATATGTCTTCTACAATTGCTAATGGGATTAGAAGAAGTTTTACCCATGATGGAATGGATGATACTGGCTGTCCGTTAAAAGTGATAAGAGCAGATTATGCAAAAAGAATTCCAATGTTTAAAGGATTACATAGATTCTTACCAGCAATGATCGAGCTTCAAGGCGGAAAGATAATACAGGTTTCTGTGCGTCATTATCCTAGAATTGCGGGAGAAGCTAAGTTTCATCTTATGAATAGACTAGTAGGACCATTATTAGATTGTTTTGCCTACTTATGGATGAAGAGAAACTACATCAATTATAAGGTAATTAAAAAGGATGAGTAG
- a CDS encoding NAD-dependent epimerase/dehydratase family protein, with product MNVLVTGAAGFIGSHMSERLHKNGFNVTGVDNFSPYYDVSLKELNAKELRDKGIVLHNIELRDKTQISELATDFDFIFHFAAQPGISVTSSFEDYLSNNIVATQNLIEFSKRNSNLKHFFNIGTSSIYGLEATFPESVAPNPASHYGVTKLGAEQLVLAESRTKKLNGSSYRLYSVYGPRERPDKLYTKLISCAYNNKAFPLFEGSSEHLRSFTYVGDIIDGLMSALENHEKLIGEIINIGTEEERSTQEGIDLVEELLHTKIALEIKPQRPSDQWRTLANIDKAKKLLNYNPTTTLKEGLKLQIEWYRSNFL from the coding sequence ATGAATGTATTAGTAACTGGGGCCGCAGGATTTATTGGCTCTCATATGTCAGAAAGATTGCATAAGAATGGGTTTAACGTAACAGGAGTAGATAATTTTTCTCCATATTACGATGTCTCATTAAAAGAACTAAATGCAAAGGAACTTAGAGATAAAGGTATAGTACTACATAATATAGAGCTAAGAGATAAGACTCAAATTTCAGAACTTGCTACAGACTTCGATTTTATATTTCACTTTGCTGCGCAACCAGGAATATCGGTTACCAGTTCTTTTGAAGATTATTTGTCTAACAATATCGTCGCAACTCAAAACCTAATTGAGTTTTCAAAGAGAAATTCTAACCTCAAACATTTTTTTAATATAGGAACTTCCTCAATTTATGGACTTGAGGCTACTTTTCCGGAATCTGTAGCGCCAAATCCTGCATCTCACTATGGAGTTACTAAATTGGGAGCAGAACAACTGGTACTCGCAGAATCTCGAACTAAAAAATTAAATGGAAGTTCTTACCGATTATATTCGGTTTATGGGCCTAGAGAACGTCCGGATAAACTTTATACAAAATTGATTTCCTGCGCTTACAATAATAAGGCTTTTCCATTATTTGAAGGTAGTAGTGAACATTTAAGGAGTTTTACCTATGTGGGTGATATTATAGATGGTTTAATGAGTGCTTTAGAAAATCATGAAAAATTAATAGGTGAGATCATTAATATTGGAACAGAAGAAGAAAGAAGTACCCAAGAAGGAATAGACCTGGTAGAAGAATTATTACATACTAAGATAGCTTTGGAAATTAAGCCACAACGCCCAAGCGATCAATGGAGAACCTTAGCGAATATAGATAAGGCTAAAAAACTCTTGAATTATAATCCCACCACCACTTTAAAAGAAGGATTAAAACTGCAAATAGAATGGTATAGATCTAATTTTTTATAG
- the meaB gene encoding methylmalonyl Co-A mutase-associated GTPase MeaB has product MTKKPTNSALNQSESTPSSPKINPDSISRIKASRKKIYSHEELFQKLIEGNKTALGKGITLVESNQTNHQHRAEKLIESCLPYAHKSIRIGITGVPGVGKSTFIEALGSFLVEQGKKVAVLAVDPSSTLSHGSILGDKTRMENLVTKENAFIRPSPSGDSLGGVARKTRESIILCEAAGFDVILIETVGVGQSETTVHSMTDFFLLLKLAGAGDELQGIKRGIIEMADAIVINKADGENQKAAREARLDFKRALHLYPPKQSDWQPKVLLCSALNKTGVDEIWELIKEYKTLTSNNGYFEKNRHEQNKFWLVQTINEHLKNRFYKNPVIKTALQDQLNAIENNETTPFVAANYLLQRYKDL; this is encoded by the coding sequence TTGACCAAAAAGCCAACTAATTCCGCATTAAATCAGTCTGAAAGTACTCCTTCATCACCCAAGATAAACCCTGATTCTATTAGTAGGATCAAGGCTTCCCGTAAGAAGATCTATTCTCACGAAGAATTATTTCAAAAACTTATAGAAGGGAATAAAACTGCGCTTGGAAAAGGAATAACGCTGGTAGAAAGCAATCAAACCAATCATCAACATAGAGCAGAAAAACTTATTGAATCTTGCTTACCATATGCTCATAAATCTATACGAATTGGAATAACCGGGGTACCCGGAGTTGGTAAAAGTACTTTTATAGAGGCATTGGGGAGTTTTTTGGTAGAACAAGGTAAAAAAGTTGCCGTACTAGCCGTAGATCCAAGTAGTACGTTATCTCATGGTAGTATTTTAGGAGATAAGACTAGGATGGAAAACCTGGTCACAAAAGAAAATGCATTTATTAGGCCTTCTCCTTCCGGAGATTCATTAGGAGGTGTGGCAAGAAAAACAAGAGAGAGCATCATTCTATGCGAAGCTGCTGGATTTGATGTAATTTTGATAGAGACCGTTGGTGTTGGCCAAAGCGAAACCACAGTACATAGTATGACAGACTTCTTTCTATTGCTGAAATTAGCAGGTGCCGGAGATGAACTACAGGGAATTAAAAGAGGGATAATTGAAATGGCAGATGCCATCGTTATTAATAAAGCAGATGGAGAAAATCAAAAAGCTGCACGAGAGGCCAGATTAGACTTTAAAAGAGCTTTACATCTTTATCCACCTAAGCAAAGTGATTGGCAGCCTAAGGTTCTCCTATGTAGCGCCTTGAACAAAACCGGTGTAGATGAAATATGGGAGCTAATTAAAGAATATAAAACTCTAACCAGCAACAATGGTTACTTTGAAAAGAATAGGCATGAGCAGAATAAATTCTGGCTAGTACAAACCATTAATGAGCATCTAAAAAATAGATTTTACAAGAACCCTGTGATAAAAACCGCATTGCAAGATCAATTAAATGCCATAGAAAATAATGAGACCACACCTTTTGTTGCTGCCAATTATCTTTTGCAAAGATATAAAGACCTATAA
- a CDS encoding organic hydroperoxide resistance protein → MKVLYKAKATTEGGRDGHVKTDDGVLDMNLSLAKGLGGKGGDGTNPEQLFAAGYSACYGSALQLVAKNHKVDLGEDFSVSATVKLGTNEEGGLDLAVILDSYLPGVDVETGEKLVNEAHEICPYSRATRDNIDVTLNLMLDEE, encoded by the coding sequence ATGAAGGTATTGTATAAAGCTAAGGCAACTACAGAAGGTGGACGTGATGGTCATGTAAAGACAGATGATGGTGTTCTAGACATGAACTTAAGTTTAGCAAAAGGTTTAGGTGGAAAAGGTGGTGATGGAACTAATCCTGAACAACTTTTTGCAGCTGGATATTCTGCTTGTTATGGAAGTGCTTTACAATTAGTGGCTAAAAATCATAAAGTAGATCTAGGTGAAGATTTTAGTGTTTCTGCTACCGTAAAATTAGGAACTAACGAAGAAGGAGGATTAGATCTTGCCGTTATTTTAGATTCTTATTTACCAGGAGTAGATGTTGAAACAGGAGAGAAACTAGTGAATGAAGCTCATGAGATCTGTCCTTATTCTAGAGCAACTAGAGATAATATAGATGTTACTTTAAATTTAATGCTAGACGAGGAGTAG
- a CDS encoding DUF2911 domain-containing protein: MKKNILLGLKILVIIMLIVLGKLFYDRYATKAYSPEETITYEDNSLELEVFYNRPYKKNRKIFGGLIPYGEVWRTGANEATTFSTNEDLIVDGSILESGKYTLWTIPMENSWKVIFNSKMYPWGINLDKQPYREPEFDVLVIEIPTEQIAEPLEQFSIYFEKDHDFVDLTLSWDYTKIRVPIIKEKEASKTPLSYH; encoded by the coding sequence ATGAAAAAGAATATATTATTAGGTTTAAAGATCTTGGTAATTATAATGTTGATAGTACTTGGTAAGCTATTTTATGACAGATATGCAACCAAAGCCTATAGCCCTGAAGAAACAATTACGTATGAAGACAACTCTCTGGAGCTTGAAGTGTTTTATAATAGACCCTATAAGAAGAATAGAAAGATATTTGGAGGTTTAATACCTTATGGAGAAGTTTGGCGTACAGGTGCAAATGAAGCTACTACCTTTAGTACTAATGAAGATTTAATTGTAGATGGCTCTATATTAGAATCCGGAAAATATACACTTTGGACGATCCCTATGGAAAATTCATGGAAAGTCATTTTTAACTCAAAAATGTATCCGTGGGGAATAAATTTAGACAAACAACCTTATAGAGAACCTGAATTTGACGTATTGGTTATTGAAATTCCTACCGAGCAAATTGCGGAGCCTCTAGAACAATTCAGCATATATTTTGAAAAAGATCATGATTTTGTAGATCTAACATTAAGTTGGGATTATACTAAAATTCGCGTGCCTATTATAAAAGAAAAAGAGGCATCCAAGACGCCTCTTTCCTATCACTAA